A genomic window from Purpureocillium takamizusanense chromosome 2, complete sequence includes:
- a CDS encoding uncharacterized protein (COG:G~EggNog:ENOG503PCJZ~CAZy:GH43) yields the protein MSSHSSSSSSPPPQFHNAASHAAADPFVLYDARSARYYAYSTEGADEGFNFGIYSSPDLATWHRHPGGALRACRDGDAKPLADGQACWARDWLWAPETYYNEKTGWYFFVFAGRLREDLAKDHFRYSAFEEPSKLGVAVSRSPAGPFREIEPRPIDWYPFDPDYHDVNLIMDDKQMLPPRDLSDGQKAPRGTYIPTIDPNILFDDDDGRVYLYASRNAYRNWNWDAELGKYVEESNIIVVELARDWWDDPTASTMPAIVASQIDAHAKDAPPLPDDIGSSSYNGTGEIGNPPRKDGWKTVISYGADPQAWENFHVNDYDKYNGTKKDRRWAEGSTVIRRPDAHTGKPVYLLTYSANNFEASNYGVGFATAESPLGPFRKSAKNPVLSQEPDGAIPIYSTGHGSIVASPSSSPPSSHGHEEGGGDPQEVTLRTPEGAELFYVHHARNSTTQGRSLYTTRMTLDESAVRFGSDDAIAMSLTPLDQPLPRDTYPIQMEASCGSSSQQHVDGDEGNKKSRRYNVRVVSKHGASFDLREASNRVVAACGSNREATSIVDGQREGEFVLTFGEGAARSGLVYQRRNVDGSWSTVARASVRCRD from the coding sequence atgTCTTCTcactcctcgtcctcctcatcgccgcccccccAATTCCACAACGCGgccagccacgccgccgccgaccccttCGTGCTGTACGACGCCCGCAGCGCGCGGTACTATGCGTACTCgaccgagggcgccgacgagggcttcAACTTTGGCATCTACAGCAGCCCGGACCTGGCAACCTGGCACAGGCacccgggcggcgcgctcagGGCCTGccgcgatggcgatgcgaaGCCCCTCGCGGACGGCCAGGCGTGCTGGGCGCGCGACTGGCTCTGGGCGCCCGAGACGTACTACAACGAAAAGACGGGCTGGTacttcttcgtcttcgcgggccgcctgcgcgaggacctggccaaggaccACTTCCGCTACTCGGCCTTCGAGGAGCCGTCCAAGCTCGGGGTCGCCGtctcgcgctcgcccgcgggGCCGTTCCGCGAGATCGAGCCCCGGCCCATCGACTGGTACCCCTTCGACCCGGACTACCACGACGTGAACCTCATCATGGACGACAAGcagatgctgccgccgcgggaccTGAGCGACGGGCAAAAGGCCCCGCGCGGGACCTACATCCCGACCATTGACCCCAACATCCtgttcgacgacgacgacggccgcgtctACCTGTACGCGTCGCGCAACGCCTACCGCAACTGGAACTgggacgccgagctgggcaagTACGTCGAGGAGTCcaacatcatcgtcgtcgagctggcgcgcgaCTGGTGGGACGAccccacggcgtcgacgatgcccgccatcgtcgcctcgcagatcgacgcccacgccaaAGACGCTCCCCCTCTGCCGGACGACATTGGCTCTTCTTCTTACAACGGCACCGGCGAGATCGGCAACCCCCCGCGCAAGGATGGTTGGAAGACGGTCATCTCGTACGGCGCGGACCCGCAGGCGTGGGAAAACTTCCACGTCAACGACTACGACAAGTACAACGGCACCAAGAAGGACAGGCGCTGGGCCGAGGGCAGCACCGTCATCAGGCGGCCCGACGCGCACACGGGCAAGCCGGTCTACCTGCTGACCTACAGCGCCAACAACTTCGAGGCGTCCAACTACGGCGTGGGCTTCGCGACGGCCGAGTCCCCGCTGGGGCCGTTTCGCAAGTCGGCCAAGAACCCGGTCCTGTCGCAggagcccgacggcgccatccCGATCTACTCGACGGGGCACGGGAGCATCGtcgcgtcgccatcatcatcacctccTTCGTCTCACGGCcacgaggagggcggcggcgacccacAGGAGGTGACGCTCCGGAcgcccgagggcgccgagctctTCTACGTGCACCACGCGCGCAACAGCACGACCCAAGGCCGCTCGCTGTACACGACGCGCATGACGCTCGACGAGTCGGCCGTGCGCTTCGGgtccgacgacgccatcgccatgtcCCTGACGCCGCTGGACCAGCCCCTGCCACGGGACACGTATCCCATCCAGATGGAGgccagctgcggcagcagctcccagCAACAcgtcgacggtgacgagggcaaCAAAAAGTCGCGGCGGTACAACGTCCGCGTCGTGTCCAAGCACGGCGCCAGCTTCGACCTCCGCGAGGCCTCCaaccgcgtcgtcgccgcgtgcGGCAGCAACCGGGAGGCGACGTCCATCGTGGACGGCCAGCGGGAGGGCGAATTCGTGCTCACCTTTGGCGAGGGGGCCGCGCGCTCGGGGCTGGTGTACCAGCGCCGAaacgtcgacggcagctgGTCCACGGTGGCTAGAGCGAGCGTCCGCTGCAGGGACTGA
- a CDS encoding uncharacterized protein (EggNog:ENOG503NWHC~COG:G) produces MEPKQRAAFYRKVSQAKMEFDDISMPSDGTTSPSSPDLASDSSRAVSVSSIPTPNSPVDPAHVADSFVFAFDIDGVLVRGGKAIPEAIQAMRVLNGENEFGLHIPHIFLTNGGGKTEEERCGDLSRQLLQDIKPGQFICGHTPMREMANKYKTVLVVGGEGEKCRHVAEGYGFKDVVTPGDIIKADSATTPFRKLTDEEHANSRDRNFDDVVIDAVFVFADSRDWAGDIQIMLDLAMSKGGRLGTRSETMDEGPPFYFSHNDVVWSAAHEHVRLGMGALRRMFEVTFKDLTGGKGKLHTHAFGKPQVPTFEFAYRLMSQWRNTEHGLERPPQTVYFVGDTPESDIRGTNAVNEKAENDWYSILVKTGVYQDGTEPAYKPRVTVDNVLDAVNHGIQREMRKQVVSSLKKDVIGIPEGAKADAMIVDAEDAITA; encoded by the exons atggagcCCAAGCAGAGAGCCGCCTTTTACCGCAAGGTCTCCCAGGCCAAGATGGAGTTTGACGACATCTCCATGCCCTCGGATGGCACAACTTCTCCCAGTTCGCCCGACCTGGCTTCGGACAGCTCTCGCGCTGTCAGTGTCTCGAGCATCCCCACGCCCAACTCCCCCGTCGACCCggcccacgtcgccgactCCTTCGTCTTTGCGTTCGACAttgacggcgtcctcgtccgcggcggcaaggccatcCCCGAGGCCATCCAGGCCATGCGGGTCCTCAACGGCGAGAACGAGTTCGGCCTCCATAT CCCTCATATCTTCCTCACaaatggcggcggcaagaccgaggaggagcgctgCGGCGACCTGTCtcgccagctcctccaggaCATCAAGCCCGGCCAATTCATCTGCGGCCACACACCTATGAGGGAAATGGCCAACAAGTACAAGACGGTCCTTGTCGttggtggcgagggcgagaagtGCCGCCACGTCGCTGAGGGCTATGGCTTCAAGGACGTTGTCACGCCGGGCGACATCATCAAGGCCGactccgccaccaccccgtTCCGCAAGCTCACCGATGAGGAGCATGCCAACTCCCGTGACCGCAACTTtgacgacgtcgtcatcgacgccgttTTCGTCTTCGCCGACTCCCGCGACTGGGCTGGCGACATCCAGATCatgctcgacctcgccatGTCCAAGGGCGGCCGCCTAGGCACCCGCAGCGAGACCATGGACGAGGGCCCGCCCTTCTACTTCTCCCACAACGATGTCGTTTGGTCGGCTGCCCACGAACACGTCCGCCTCGGCATGGGTGCCCTCCGCCGCATGTTCGAGGTCACCTTCAAGGACCTCACGGGCGGCAAGGGTAAGCTGCACACGCACGCCTTCGGCAAGCCTCAGGTGCCCACATTTGAGTTTGCCTACCGCCTCATGAGCCAGTGGCGCAACACCGAGcacggcctcgagcgtcCGCCCCAAACTGTCTACTTTGTCGGCGACACCCCGGAGAGCGACATCCGCGGCACCAACGCCGTCAATGAGAAGGCCGAGAATGACTGGTACAGCATCCTCGTCAAGACAGGTGTCTACCAGGACGGCACCGAGCCTGCCTACAAGCCTCGTGTCACCGTCGACAacgtcctcgatgccgtcaacCACGGTATCCAGCGCGAGATGCGCAAGCAGgtcgtctcgtcgctcaAGAAGGACGTCATTGGCATCCCTGAGGGCGCGAAGGCCGATGCTATGATCGTGGATGCCGAAGATGCCATCACGGCATAA
- the DHG2 gene encoding L-rhamnose-1-dehydrogenase (EggNog:ENOG503NU8F~COG:Q) yields the protein MPLVKGLLTGKTAIITGGTTGIGRAICLEFLRQGASVVVNHLGLERDQPHLDSLVAEAKALAEQEDAGAGRLAHQAGDVRDPATATRLVEMAVAHSGTAKRLDVCVSNAGVCTFADFLSLSPDLFTTTLNTNLSGAFYVTQAAARQMALHQSPPGGSIIGVSSISALVGGGEQTHYTPTKAGVLSLMQSTAVALGKHGIRCNALLPGTIRTQLNEGDLADDGKRAYMEGRIPLGRTGEPRDLAGPAVFLACDELSGYVTGAQLLVDGGLFVNLQ from the coding sequence ATGCCGCTAGTAAAGGGTCTGCTCaccggcaagacggccatcatcacgggCGGCACCACGGGCATCGGCCGCGCCATCTGCCTCGAGTTCCTGCGGCAGGGCGCCAGCGTGGTCGTCAACCACCTGGGCCTGGAAAGGGACCAGCCGCATCTCGACTCGCTTgttgccgaggccaaggcccttGCGGAGCAGGAAGATGCCGGCGCGGGACGTCTGGCGCACCAGGCGGGTGACGTCCGTgacccggccacggcgacaCGGCTCGTCGAGATGGCGGTCGCGCACTCGGGCACCGCCAAGCGACTCGACGTATGCGTGTCCAACGCGGGCGTCTGCACCTTTGCCGACTTCCTGTCCCTCTCGCCCGACCTCTTCACCACGACGCTCAACACCAACCTCTCGGGTGCATTCTACGTcacgcaggccgccgcccggcagaTGGCCCTGCATCAGTCGCCCCCGGGCGGCAGTATCATTGGCGTCAGCTCCATCagcgcgctcgtcggcggcggcgagcagacGCACTACACGCCCACCAAGGCGGGCGTGCTGAGCCTGATGCAgagcaccgccgtcgccctgggcAAGCACGGCATCCGCTGCAACGCGCTGCTCCCAGGGACGATCCGCACGCAGCTCAATGAGGGggacctggccgacgacggcaagcgcGCCTACATGGAGGGGCGCATCCCGCTCGGCAGGACGGGCGAGCCCAGGGACCTGGCggggccggccgtcttcttggcctgcgACGAGCTGAGCGGCTACGTGACGGGCGCGCaactcctcgtcgacgggggaCTGTTTGTCAACCTGCAGTGA
- a CDS encoding L-rhamnonate dehydratase (COG:M~EggNog:ENOG503NX4U), with translation MPSTSSVRKFPTIKTVRSYVIGGVGSGGDYHNVKGGHWLIDTDISTPCSQWEQYRQSRTSWGINVLGSFLVEIEASDGTIGFATGFGGPPACWLVHQHFERFLIGADPRNTNLLFEQMYRASMFYGRKGLPIAIISVIDLAIWDLLGKLRNEPVYRLIGGATKTRLDFYCTGPQPTAAREMGFWGAKVPLPFCPEEGHTGLRKNVEFLRKHREAVGPDFPIMVDCYMSLSVSYTIELVMACQDLNINWWEECLSPDDTDGFAQIKRAHPTVKFTTGEHEYSRYGFRKLIEGRNLDIIQPDVMWLGGMTELLKVASMAAAYDIPVVPHASGPYSYHFVISQPNTPFQEYLANSPDGRSVLPVFGDLFTDEPIPTKGYLTTADLDKPGFGLTINPAAWSKLIPSTNLLNPSPAHALPPPTHGTDGQKVETSNERPQEMNVGVAENVTAKLEGLTTRS, from the exons ATGCCATCGACGTCAAGCGTTCGGAAATTCCCCACGATCAAGACTGTGCGGTCGTATGTGATCGGGGGTGTCGGCTCTG GCGGTGATTATCACAACGTAAAGGGGGGACATTG GCTCATCGATACCGACATATCGACGCCTTGCTCCCAATGGGAACAGTACCGACAGTCGCGAACGAGCTGGGGCATCAATGTTCTCGGCTCGTTTCTCGTTGAGATAGAAGCCTCAGACGGAACCATTGGATTCGCCACGGGCTTTGGAG GCCCTCCTGCCTGTTGGCTCGTTCATCAACACTTCGAGCGCTTCCTCATCGGGGCCGATCCCCGCAACACCAATCTTCTATTTGAGCAAATGTACCGGGCCTCCATGTTCTACGGCCGCAAGGGACTTCCTATCGCCATCATCTCGGTCATCGACCTAGCCATCTGGGACTTGCTAGGCAAGCTGCGCAATGAACCCGTCTATCGCCTCATCGGAGGTGCCACCAAAACGCGCCTCGACTTCTACTGTACCGGCCCTCAGCCGACGGCTGCAAGGGAAATGGGCTTCTGGGGCGCCaaggtgccgctgccgttctGCCCGGAAGAGGGCCATACCGGTCTGCGCAAGAACGTCGAGTTTCTCCGCAAGCATCGCGAGGCGGTCGGACCCGATTTTCCCATCATGGTGGACTGCTACATGAGCCTCAGCGTGTCGTACACCATTGAGCTTGTCATGGCCTGCCAGGATCTCAACATCAACTGGTGGGAAGAATGTCTATCCCCAGACGATACGGATGGCTTCGCACAAATCAAGCGCGCCCATCCAACGGTCAAGTTCACTACAGGCGAGCACGAGTACTCGCGCTACGGTTTCCGCAAGCTCATTGAGGGCCGAAACCTGGACATTATCCAGCCGGATGTCATGTGGCTCGGCGGCATgacggagctgctcaaggttgcgtccatggcggcagcgTACGACATTCCCGTGGTCCCTCACGCCAGCGGGCCGTACAGTTATCATTTTGTCATATCGCAGCCGAACACACCGTTCCAGGAGTACCTGGCCAACTCACCCGACGGTCGCAGCGTGCTCCCCGTGTTCGGCGACTTGTTTACCGACGAGCCCATCCCGACCAAGGGCTACCTCACGACGGCAGACCTCGACAAGCCAGGATTCGGCCTGACCATCAACCCGGCAGCGTGGTCCAAGCTCATTCCTTCAACAAATCTGCTCAACCCATCGCCGGCGCACGcactcccgccgccaacccaTGGGACTGATGGGCAAAAAGTCGAAACGTCCAACGAGAGACCTCAGGAAATGAATGTTGGTGTCGCAGAGAACGTCACCGCCAAGTTGGAAGGACTAACGACTCGATCATAA
- a CDS encoding L-rhamnonate dehydratase (COG:M~EggNog:ENOG503NX4U~TransMembrane:1 (i12-29o)) has protein sequence MYRASMFYGRKGLPIAIISVIDLAIWDLLGKLRNEPVYRLIGGATKTRLDFYCTGPQPTAAREMGFWGAKVPLPFCPEEGHTGLRKNVEFLRKHREAVGPDFPIMVDCYMSLSVSYTIELVMACQDLNINWWEECLSPDDTDGFAQIKRAHPTVKFTTGEHEYSRYGFRKLIEGRNLDIIQPDVMWLGGMTELLKVASMAAAYDIPVVPHASGPYSYHFVISQPNTPFQEYLANSPDGRSVLPVFGDLFTDEPIPTKGYLTTADLDKPGFGLTINPAAWSKLIPSTNLLNPSPAHALPPPTHGTDGQKVETSNERPQEMNVGVAENVTAKLEGLTTRS, from the coding sequence ATGTACCGGGCCTCCATGTTCTACGGCCGCAAGGGACTTCCTATCGCCATCATCTCGGTCATCGACCTAGCCATCTGGGACTTGCTAGGCAAGCTGCGCAATGAACCCGTCTATCGCCTCATCGGAGGTGCCACCAAAACGCGCCTCGACTTCTACTGTACCGGCCCTCAGCCGACGGCTGCAAGGGAAATGGGCTTCTGGGGCGCCaaggtgccgctgccgttctGCCCGGAAGAGGGCCATACCGGTCTGCGCAAGAACGTCGAGTTTCTCCGCAAGCATCGCGAGGCGGTCGGACCCGATTTTCCCATCATGGTGGACTGCTACATGAGCCTCAGCGTGTCGTACACCATTGAGCTTGTCATGGCCTGCCAGGATCTCAACATCAACTGGTGGGAAGAATGTCTATCCCCAGACGATACGGATGGCTTCGCACAAATCAAGCGCGCCCATCCAACGGTCAAGTTCACTACAGGCGAGCACGAGTACTCGCGCTACGGTTTCCGCAAGCTCATTGAGGGCCGAAACCTGGACATTATCCAGCCGGATGTCATGTGGCTCGGCGGCATgacggagctgctcaaggttgcgtccatggcggcagcgTACGACATTCCCGTGGTCCCTCACGCCAGCGGGCCGTACAGTTATCATTTTGTCATATCGCAGCCGAACACACCGTTCCAGGAGTACCTGGCCAACTCACCCGACGGTCGCAGCGTGCTCCCCGTGTTCGGCGACTTGTTTACCGACGAGCCCATCCCGACCAAGGGCTACCTCACGACGGCAGACCTCGACAAGCCAGGATTCGGCCTGACCATCAACCCGGCAGCGTGGTCCAAGCTCATTCCTTCAACAAATCTGCTCAACCCATCGCCGGCGCACGcactcccgccgccaacccaTGGGACTGATGGGCAAAAAGTCGAAACGTCCAACGAGAGACCTCAGGAAATGAATGTTGGTGTCGCAGAGAACGTCACCGCCAAGTTGGAAGGACTAACGACTCGATCATAA
- a CDS encoding uncharacterized protein (COG:K~EggNog:ENOG503NYE0) translates to MHSSPDDKLRSPSGASVAGRNQPELESDSHSDDDDAASRSGKRKRLISVSCEICKQRKVKCDRGQPSCGWCARNGAVCEYKERKRPGLRAGFGKELQERMDKLEAILKSHSEIIQAHMASNPAATLASVRNSNPSLPSDVGTPRDHPSVYKPSEPASTPQADLSAYPPKTSFSAGSQGVEFNLPSTPSIHDSLRPQMHMGASSTSVQLPPIQSNPALHEYYGSQTPSLQPGPGTLPPPGGASATDQDMPPYDLLYALVDLYFKHINSWCPILHRKTTLDSLFGPSTFQETDRILLHAIVATTMRYSTDARLTEERRQHYHRVSKERVLLYGMENSSVKSLQALVILALDLCGSSNGPPGWNIMALITRSVVQLGLAVETNSFSVSPNYKSIYTLRAMVLPEPKDFIEDESRRRLFWMIYLLDRYATIATAFEFALADKEIDRTLPCRDDLWMKNEKVDTKWFKTRHHHGDQPEQETLQPENLGAFAYYIEILGILSKIHQFLKQPVDISALSDVEQWQFRYKELDNELTQWKFGLPSEFGNMSRLFQSGLGKSISCTWIMLHATYHTAVIRLHSSAAYPTTRSPIFAPSYSASQRCHGAVENIAALGEFVVNNGMLSKLGPPFAFTIWVSARLLLVHGSTVERNVSPQIGVFVETLREMGRYWPVAARYCGLLQRVLDEYADSERQGGGVTPSSVRILADMRRTAFDLDFLISRQPRQGAAVPNMQRVPSLTPARTPAPNELEYLDVFDFFNVPRLPFGPDSGGMAPETSMEAQNGSAGQVLGPLNEFNITNFMVDANSDWLFKQDGPKFMA, encoded by the exons ATGCACAGCAGCCCCGACGACAAGCTGCGGTCGCCCTCTGGCGCCTCGGTCGCCGGACGCAACCAACCCGAGCTCGAGAGCGACTCccacagcgacgacgacgatgccgcctccCGCAGCGGCAAGCGGAAGCGCCTCATCTCTGTCTC GTGCGAGATATGTAAACAACGAAAA GTCAAATGCGATCGTGGCCAGCCGTCGTGCGGCTGGTGCGCTCGCAATGGCGCCGTATGCGAGTACAAGGAGCGCAAGCGGCCTGGCCTCCGCGCCGGGTTCGGCAAGGAGCTGCAGGAACGCATggacaagctcgaggccatcctCAAGTCACACTCTGAGATCATCCAGGCTCACATGGCCTCGAACCCGGCGGCCACACTAGCGAGCGTACGCAACAGCAACCCAAGCTTGCCCAGTGATGTTGGCACGCCGAGGGACCACCCTAGCGTATACAAACCCTCGGAACCTGCCAGCACACCACAGGCCGACTTGTCCGCATATCCGCCAAAGACGAGTTTCAGCGCCGGCTCACAAGGCGTCGAATTCAACCTCCCGTCGACCCCTAGCATTCACGACAGCCTCCGACCGCAGATGCACATGGGCGCTAGCTCTACATCGGTCCAGCTTCCGCCGATACAGTCCAACCCGGCCTTACACGAGTATTATGGATCTCAGACGCCGAGTTTGCAGCCGGGACCCGGCACTCTCCCCCCACCTGGCGGAGCGTCAGCTACCGACCAGGATATGCCTCCGTACGACCTCCTTTACGCTCTTGTCGATCTGTACTTCAAGCACATCAATTCATGGTGCCCGATATTGCATCGGAAAACCACCCTCGACTCGTTGTTCGGACCCTCGACCTTTCAGGAGACGGATAGGATACTTCTGCACGCCATTGTCGCAACAACGATGCGTTATTCCACCGACGCCCGACTCACGGAGGAGCGGCGTCAGCATTACCATCGCGTGTCTAAGGAGCGCGTTCTGCTGTACGGAATGGAGAATTCTTCCGTCAAGTCACTGCAGGCACTCGTCATCTTGGCTCTGGACCTCTGCGGCAGTAGCAATGGACCGCCAGGTTGGAACATCATGGCGCTCATCACCAGATCCGTGGtgcagcttggccttgccgtTGAGACGAATTCCTTCAGTGTATCGCCCAACTACAAATCGATATACACGCTGCGGGCCATGGTTTTACCAGAACCGAAAGATTTCATCGAGGATgagtcgaggcggcgactTTTTTGGATGATTTACTTGCTTGACCGATATGCGACGATTGCGACGGCGTTTGAATTCGCATTAGCCGACAAGGAGATTGACCGGACGCTGCCTTGCCGGGACGACCTCTGGATGAAGAATGAGAAGGTTGACACAAAGTGGTTCAAGACGAGACACCACCACGGAGACCAGCCGGAGCAAGAGACGTTGCAGCCGGAAAACCTGGGCGCCTTTGCGTACTATATCGAGATTCTGGGGATCTTGTCTAAGATACATCAGTTCCTCAAGCAACCCGTCGACATTAGCGCGCTGAGTGACGTGGAGCAATGGCAGTTCCGGTACAAGGAGTTGGACAACGAGCTGACGCAGTGGAAGTTTGGCCTTCCCAGTGAGTTTGGCAACATGTCCCGGCTGTTCCAGTCTGGGCTGGGCAAGAGCATTAGCTGCACCTGGATCATGCTTCACGCCACGTATCACACGGCCGTCATCCGACTTCACTCGTCGGCAGCATACCCTACGACACGATCGCCCATCTTCGCGCCGTCGTATAGCGCCTCCCAGAGgtgccacggcgccgtcgaaaACATTGCCGCCCTGGGCGAGTTTGTCGTCAACAACGGAATGTTGTCAAAACTGGGACCTCCGTTTGCGTTTACGATTTGGGTGTCGGCTCGGTTACTGCTCGTGCACGGCTCAACAGTCGAGCGCAACGTGTCGCCTCAAatcggcgtcttcgtcgagaCCTTGCGTGAGATGGGTCGATACTGGCCAGTGGCCGCCCGCTACTGtgggctgctgcagcgcgtgTTGGACGAGTATGCCGACAGCGAGAGACAGGGTGGTGGCGTCACGCCGAGCTCAGTACGAATCCTGGCCGACATGCGACGCACCGCCTTCGACCTGGACTTTCTCATCtctcgccagcctcgtcagGGCGCGGCGGTACCAAACATGCAGCGCGTCCCTAGCCTGACACCGGCAAGAACGCCGGCACCAAATGAGCTTGAGTACCTGGACGTGTTCGACTTCTTCAACGTGCCCCGTCTGCCGTTTGGCCCAGACAGTGGCGGAATGGCACCAGAGACGTCGATGGAGGCACAGAACGGAAGTGCCGGTCAGGTGCTCGGACCGCTCAACGAGTTCAACATTACCAACTTCATGGTAGACGCCAACAGCGACTGGCTCTTTAAGCAAGACGGCCCGAAGTTCATGGCTTGA
- a CDS encoding uncharacterized protein (COG:S~CAZy:GH114~TransMembrane:1 (i31-55o)~EggNog:ENOG503P167), with product MSDAEHDAAAPASEKRSDGMKPGGWSRRKKLVVAGVVLLVVVAAIGLGVGLGVGLTRHRGDDGGGGDDAAPSNNGTGISSRGSVWRPKAGVSWQIVLKNPIDVGDQLTPDVDVYDIDMYENTAATVERLHGAGKKVVCYFSAGSYEDWRADKDEFRDGDLGKPLPEWAGERWLRLSSDNVRRIMSKRIAYAAQTGCDAIDPDNVDGYQNDNGLGLTANDTVSFVTFLQAEASRHNMSMGLKNAGGIIPQVLHLCDFSVNEQCVEKGECESFAAFVAAGKPVFHIEYPDGAAGGKVDGAAADEICGRKDKAKGAEGFSTVMKRMKLDGWVEYCDGKVYETKTTESKGNRRSGPRR from the exons atGTCCGACGCGGaacatgatgccgccgcgccggcgtcggagAAACGCAGCGACGGGATGAAGCCAGGCGGCTGGTCGCGGCGGaagaagctcgtcgtcgcgggggtggtgttgctggtggtggtcgccgccatcggcctggGGGTTGgtctcggcgtcgggctcactcgccaccgcggcgatgacggcggcggcggcgacgacgccgccccgagCAACAACGGGACAGGCATCTCATCGCGCGGCTCCGTATGGCGGCCCAAGGCGGGCGTCAGCTGGCAGATTGTGCTCAAGAACCCCATCGACGTGGGCGACCAGCTTACGCCGGACGTGGACGTCTACGACATCGACATGTACGAGaacacggcggcgacggtggagCGGCTACACGGCGCGGGCAAGAAGGTCGTGTGCTACTTCAGCGCCGGATCGTACGAGGACTGGCGCGCGGACAAGGACGAGTTCCGCGACGGGGATCTGGGGAAGCCGCTGCCCGAATGGGCTGGGGAGCGGTGGCTGAGGCTGTCGAGCGACAACGTGAGGCGCATCATGAGCAAAAGGATCGCGTATGCGGCGCAAACGGGGTGCGACGCCATCGATCCGGACAATGTGGACGGCTAC CAAAACGACAACGGGCTGGGCCTCACGGCGAACGACACCGTCTCGTTCGTGACGTTTCTCCAGGCGGAGGCGTCGCGGCACAACATGTCCATGGGACTCAAgaacgcgggcggcatcatccCGCAGGTGCTGCACCTGTGCGACTTCAGTGTCAACGAGCAGTGCGTCGAGAAGGGCGAGTGCGAGTCGTTTGCGGCCTTTGTGGCCGCGGGGAAGCCCGTCTTCCACATCGAGTACCCTGACGGCGCGGCAGGTGGCAAGGTCGacggggcagcggcggatgAGATTTGCGGGCGCAAagacaaggccaagggtGCGGAGGGCTTCAGTACCGTGATGAAGAGGATGAAGTTGGACGGGTGGGTTGAATACTGCGACGGCAAGGTGTAcgagacgaagacgacggagTCGAAAGGAAATCGGAGGTCAGGACCGCGACGCTAA